From Spirosoma agri, one genomic window encodes:
- a CDS encoding globin family protein — translation MKQGSHYDMIHHHLGKHLTESQRRRWVTLIQEAADEVGMPDNPEFRSALVGYLEWGSRLAVINSNTNTIGEAIDAPMPKWGWGETGGPYVP, via the coding sequence TTGAAGCAAGGCAGTCATTATGACATGATTCACCACCACCTTGGCAAGCACCTGACCGAATCGCAACGTCGTCGGTGGGTCACGCTGATTCAGGAAGCTGCCGATGAGGTCGGTATGCCCGACAATCCGGAATTTCGCTCCGCGCTGGTAGGTTATCTGGAGTGGGGCTCGCGATTAGCAGTCATCAACTCGAATACCAATACGATTGGTGAAGCAATCGATGCGCCAATGCCCAAGTGGGGCTGGGGCGAAACAGGTGGACCTTATGTTCCGTGA